A genomic region of Micromonospora sp. NBRC 110009 contains the following coding sequences:
- a CDS encoding PhzF family phenazine biosynthesis protein, with amino-acid sequence MSTLAYEIVDVFTDRPFAGNPLAVVFGAEGLATEQMQALALEFNLSETVFVLPPTQVGATYRARIFTPADELPFAGHPSVGAAVTASRRGLFAAGRVTQECGAGVLPIEVTATGATLTGGTPTLGPELDPEPLLEMVGLTAADHAGPAPRVAGCGLEFPYLPVRPDAVARARMNAAAAERYGVEHVSVFSWDAATQTAHARVFVPGLGVPEDPATGSAALGLGVWLVASGLLPGDGRAEYAIRQGIEINRPSALACTVTAAGGVALGATVSGHVMPVARGEIAVPPFVG; translated from the coding sequence ATGTCGACCTTGGCCTACGAGATCGTGGACGTCTTCACCGATCGCCCCTTCGCCGGCAACCCGCTGGCGGTGGTGTTCGGCGCCGAAGGGCTGGCCACCGAGCAGATGCAGGCGCTCGCGTTGGAGTTCAACCTGTCGGAGACGGTGTTCGTGCTGCCGCCGACCCAGGTCGGCGCGACGTACCGGGCGCGGATCTTCACCCCGGCCGACGAGCTGCCGTTCGCCGGTCACCCCAGCGTGGGCGCCGCGGTGACCGCCAGCCGTCGCGGGCTGTTCGCGGCGGGCCGGGTCACCCAGGAGTGCGGTGCCGGGGTGCTGCCCATCGAGGTGACCGCCACCGGCGCGACCCTCACCGGCGGCACGCCCACCCTCGGTCCGGAACTGGATCCGGAGCCGCTGCTGGAGATGGTCGGCCTCACTGCCGCCGACCACGCCGGCCCGGCACCCCGGGTCGCCGGCTGCGGCCTGGAGTTCCCCTACCTTCCGGTACGCCCCGACGCGGTCGCCCGCGCCCGGATGAACGCGGCGGCGGCGGAGCGGTACGGCGTGGAGCATGTCAGCGTCTTCTCCTGGGACGCGGCCACGCAAACCGCGCACGCCCGGGTCTTCGTGCCCGGGCTCGGCGTACCGGAGGACCCGGCCACCGGCTCGGCCGCCCTCGGCCTGGGCGTCTGGCTGGTCGCCAGCGGCCTGCTGCCCGGCGACGGCCGCGCCGAGTACGCGATCCGCCAGGGCATCGAGATCAACCGGCCGTCGGCGCTGGCCTGCACGGTGACCGCCGCCGGCGGGGTGGCGCTGGGCGCGACGGTCAGCGGCCACGTGATGCCGGTGGCCCGCGGTGAGATCGCCGTCCCGCCCTTCGTGGGCTGA
- a CDS encoding magnesium transporter MgtE N-terminal domain-containing protein has protein sequence MSTPNRVYIARLAGVAVFDPNGDQVGRIRDAVARMRPTQRPPEVVGLVAEMPMRRRIFLSINRITSIDPGAVVLGSGTLNLRRFEKRPNEVLVLQELLDRRVQLDTGQAGTVVDVAMECSRGGEWSLSRVAVREQTSRLTRRGHLHQVDWDRVRGLGGLGDARGTANLLAVLEDMRPADLANALQDLPDARRNEVAAALDDERLADVLSELPEHDQVEILAALDRERAADVLEEMDPDDAADLLNELPPPEQDVLLDLMEPDEADPVRQLLRYASGTAGSVMTSEPVILPPDATVAEALARIREPQLSPAVAAQVFVARAPLTTPTGRYLGMVHFQRLLREPPADLLGGVVVNDIDPLRPTTPLPEITRRMATYDLVAMPVVDRTNRLVGAVTVDDVLDHSLPPDWRERDAVPTAPATDEETLDGTHG, from the coding sequence GTGAGCACGCCGAACCGGGTCTACATCGCTCGACTCGCCGGAGTCGCCGTCTTCGACCCGAACGGTGACCAGGTGGGCCGGATCCGTGACGCGGTCGCCCGGATGCGGCCGACCCAGCGCCCGCCGGAGGTGGTGGGACTGGTCGCGGAGATGCCGATGCGCCGGCGCATCTTCCTCTCCATCAACCGGATCACCTCCATCGATCCGGGGGCGGTCGTGCTCGGCAGCGGCACCCTCAACCTGCGCCGCTTCGAGAAGCGCCCCAACGAGGTGCTGGTGCTCCAGGAGCTGCTGGACCGCCGGGTCCAGCTCGACACCGGGCAGGCCGGCACGGTGGTCGACGTGGCGATGGAGTGCAGCCGGGGCGGCGAGTGGTCGCTGAGCCGGGTCGCGGTCCGCGAGCAGACCAGCCGCCTCACCCGCCGCGGCCACCTGCATCAGGTGGACTGGGACCGGGTACGCGGCCTCGGCGGCCTCGGCGACGCCCGGGGTACGGCGAACCTGCTCGCGGTGCTGGAGGACATGCGCCCGGCCGACCTGGCCAACGCGTTGCAGGACCTGCCGGACGCCCGGCGCAACGAGGTGGCGGCGGCGCTGGACGACGAACGCCTGGCCGACGTGCTCAGCGAGCTGCCCGAGCACGACCAGGTGGAGATCCTGGCCGCGCTGGACCGGGAACGCGCCGCGGACGTGCTGGAGGAGATGGACCCGGACGACGCGGCCGACCTGCTCAACGAGCTGCCCCCGCCCGAGCAGGACGTGCTGCTCGACCTGATGGAGCCGGACGAGGCCGACCCGGTGCGCCAGTTGCTCCGCTACGCCTCCGGCACCGCCGGCAGCGTGATGACCTCGGAGCCGGTGATCCTGCCGCCGGACGCCACGGTGGCCGAGGCCCTCGCGCGGATCCGGGAGCCGCAGCTCTCCCCGGCGGTGGCCGCGCAGGTCTTCGTGGCCCGCGCCCCGCTGACCACGCCGACCGGGCGCTACCTGGGCATGGTCCACTTCCAACGGCTGCTCCGCGAGCCCCCGGCCGACCTGCTCGGCGGGGTGGTGGTCAACGACATCGACCCGCTCCGGCCGACCACCCCGCTGCCCGAGATCACCCGCCGGATGGCCACCTACGACCTGGTCGCCATGCCGGTGGTGGACCGGACCAACCGGCTGGTCGGCGCGGTCACCGTGGACGACGTGCTGGACCACTCGCTGCCGCCCGACTGGCGGGAGCGGGACGCCGTGCCGACCGCGCCCGCCACCGACGAGGAGACCCTGGACGGCACCCATGGCTGA
- a CDS encoding DUF1003 domain-containing protein codes for MADQRRAERLDQPRAPRGLRLPRIDQETFGRVSEGIARGMGTANFLVYMTLVLAAWFLWNTLAPANLRFDPYTFTFLTLVLSLQASYAAPLILLAQNRQADRDRVALEEDRRRATAQKADTEYLAREIAALRIAMGEVATRDFLRSELARLAEELDEAAERRRKLERRQQGREPRRPAGGEPLDEPRDDLDGDYAHDGRFEG; via the coding sequence ATGGCTGATCAGCGACGAGCCGAGCGGCTGGACCAGCCGCGGGCGCCCCGGGGGCTCCGGCTGCCCCGGATCGACCAGGAGACCTTCGGCCGGGTGTCCGAGGGGATCGCCCGGGGCATGGGTACGGCGAACTTCCTCGTCTACATGACCCTGGTCCTCGCGGCCTGGTTCCTGTGGAACACGCTCGCCCCGGCGAACCTGCGCTTCGACCCGTACACGTTCACGTTCCTGACCCTGGTGCTCTCGCTCCAGGCGTCGTACGCGGCCCCGCTGATCCTGCTCGCGCAGAACCGGCAGGCGGACCGGGACCGGGTGGCGCTGGAGGAGGACCGGCGGCGGGCCACCGCGCAGAAGGCCGACACCGAGTACCTGGCCCGGGAGATCGCCGCGCTGCGCATCGCGATGGGCGAGGTCGCCACCCGGGACTTCCTCCGCTCGGAGCTGGCTCGGCTGGCCGAGGAGCTGGACGAGGCGGCGGAGCGCCGGCGGAAGCTGGAGCGCCGGCAGCAGGGGCGGGAGCCCCGGCGGCCGGCCGGCGGGGAGCCGCTCGACGAGCCCCGCGACGACCTGGACGGCGACTACGCCCACGACGGGCGCTTCGAGGGCTGA
- a CDS encoding Mrp/NBP35 family ATP-binding protein, translated as MSAPVSTVSDAIQAALATVNDPEIRRPITELGMVRSAEVGDDGVVRVELLLTVAGCPLRDKLRTDITAAVGAVPGVTGVEIEFGVMSPEQRQELQAKLRGGGATAEPVIPFAQPGSRTRVYAVASGKGGVGKSSVTVNLAAALAARGLSVGVVDADIYGHSVPRMLGAEGAPTRVEDMIMPPQSHGVKVISIGMFTPGNAAVVWRGPMLHRALQQFLADVYWGDLDVLLLDLPPGTGDIAISVAQLLPNSEILVVTTPQTAAAEVAERAGAIALQTHQRVVGVIENMSWLELPDGSRMEVFGAGGGEAVAESLSRTIGAQVPVLGQIPMDTRVREGGDAGTPIVLAQPEAPAAKALVQVADRLAVRRESLLGKPLGLKPAGR; from the coding sequence ATGTCAGCACCCGTCAGCACCGTCTCCGACGCGATCCAGGCCGCGCTGGCCACCGTCAACGATCCGGAGATCCGTCGGCCGATCACCGAGCTCGGCATGGTCCGTTCCGCCGAGGTCGGCGACGACGGCGTGGTCCGCGTGGAGCTGCTGCTCACCGTGGCCGGCTGCCCGCTGCGGGACAAGCTGCGTACCGACATCACCGCCGCCGTCGGCGCGGTGCCCGGGGTGACCGGCGTCGAGATCGAGTTCGGCGTGATGAGCCCCGAGCAGCGGCAGGAGCTGCAGGCCAAGCTGCGCGGCGGCGGCGCGACCGCCGAGCCGGTCATCCCGTTCGCCCAGCCCGGCTCCCGCACCCGGGTCTACGCGGTGGCCAGCGGCAAGGGCGGCGTCGGCAAGTCCAGCGTCACGGTCAACCTGGCCGCCGCGCTGGCCGCCCGTGGTCTCTCGGTCGGCGTGGTCGACGCGGACATCTACGGCCACTCGGTGCCCCGGATGCTCGGCGCCGAGGGCGCCCCGACCCGGGTCGAGGACATGATCATGCCGCCGCAGTCGCACGGCGTGAAGGTCATCTCGATCGGCATGTTCACCCCGGGCAACGCGGCCGTCGTCTGGCGCGGCCCGATGCTGCACCGGGCGCTGCAGCAGTTCCTCGCCGACGTCTACTGGGGTGACCTGGACGTTCTCCTGCTCGACCTGCCGCCGGGCACGGGCGACATCGCCATCTCCGTGGCCCAACTGCTGCCGAACTCGGAGATCCTGGTCGTCACCACCCCGCAGACCGCCGCCGCCGAGGTGGCCGAGCGGGCCGGCGCGATCGCCCTGCAGACCCACCAGCGCGTGGTCGGCGTCATCGAGAACATGTCCTGGCTGGAGCTGCCGGACGGCTCCCGGATGGAGGTGTTCGGCGCCGGCGGCGGCGAGGCGGTCGCCGAGTCGCTGAGCCGGACCATCGGCGCGCAGGTGCCGGTGCTGGGGCAGATCCCGATGGACACCCGGGTGCGCGAGGGCGGCGACGCCGGCACCCCGATCGTGCTGGCCCAGCCGGAAGCCCCGGCCGCGAAGGCGCTGGTCCAGGTCGCCGACCGGCTCGCCGTGCGCCGCGAGTCCCTGCTCGGCAAGCCGCTGGGCCTCAAGCCCGCCGGCCGCTGA